From a region of the Halolamina sp. CBA1230 genome:
- a CDS encoding type IV pilin, whose product MMEQIKNIFDVDRGVSPVIGVILMVAITVILAAVIGTFVLGLGDSLEQAPQAQLDATTDSGTIYINHNGGDPLPKSEITINIVDPDGTDPSLSFGGYNTDDELAVGGSINGGGGTLSGTYTVTVVHDPSESILLDTEVEA is encoded by the coding sequence ATGATGGAACAAATTAAGAATATATTCGATGTTGATCGAGGTGTCAGTCCCGTCATCGGGGTTATCCTGATGGTTGCCATCACCGTGATTCTGGCAGCCGTGATCGGGACATTCGTCCTAGGCCTCGGTGACAGCCTAGAACAGGCGCCACAGGCCCAACTTGATGCGACGACAGACAGTGGTACAATTTACATCAATCACAACGGTGGAGATCCGCTTCCGAAGAGTGAGATAACGATTAATATTGTGGATCCCGATGGTACTGATCCATCATTGTCTTTCGGCGGATATAATACTGATGATGAATTAGCCGTCGGCGGGTCAATCAATGGTGGAGGGGGTACTCTCAGTGGTACTTACACTGTTACCGTTGTCCATGATCCGTCTGAATCGATTCTCCTAGATACCGAGGTCGAAGCCTAG
- the cmk gene encoding (d)CMP kinase, with amino-acid sequence MLLTVSGPPGSGKSTNAELLADRFDLDHISGGDIFRELADERGYTPVEFNELAEEEEQIDKDLDRRLRTIAGTQDDVLLESRLAGWLAAEHADLRFWLDAPLDVRAERIAEREAKTVAEARATTERREQSEAKRYADLYDIDIDDLTIYDAVFNTARWGETTVPDLLTAAVERYDPEQDEGKQPVEGVRYEF; translated from the coding sequence ATGTTACTCACCGTCTCCGGCCCGCCGGGCAGCGGGAAGAGCACGAACGCCGAACTTCTCGCCGACCGTTTCGACCTCGACCACATCTCCGGAGGGGACATCTTCCGCGAACTGGCCGACGAGCGCGGCTACACCCCCGTCGAGTTCAACGAACTCGCCGAGGAGGAAGAACAGATCGACAAGGACCTCGACCGACGGCTGCGCACCATCGCGGGCACGCAGGACGACGTGCTGCTGGAGTCCCGGCTCGCGGGCTGGCTCGCCGCGGAACACGCGGATCTGCGGTTCTGGTTGGACGCCCCGCTGGACGTGCGCGCCGAGCGCATCGCCGAGCGCGAGGCGAAGACCGTCGCAGAGGCCCGTGCGACCACCGAACGCCGCGAGCAGAGCGAGGCCAAGCGCTACGCCGACCTCTACGACATCGACATCGACGATCTCACGATCTACGACGCGGTGTTCAACACCGCACGCTGGGGCGAGACGACCGTCCCGGACCTGCTCACCGCCGCCGTCGAGCGGTACGATCCCGAACAGGACGAGGGGAAACAGCCGGTCGAGGGCGTCCGCTACGAGTTCTGA
- a CDS encoding class I SAM-dependent methyltransferase, which translates to MEVPDSVAAALSDRDVAGTTCLEAGAGVGNATAGLLDAGAEQVYAVTDRADHAEGVRERFAGDDRVELIEADLREIPLPDDSVEVVTAHALFNVLPADATAPIAAELTRVAAPGATLVVDDYDPMPPNSAVRQLFGVENAAAELANARPALAFYPADALRRLFGGHGWAHDRTQSILEPVPWTESHLTAHVAEVRGHAGSLPDALGKPLVTEAERLAKTTGSSDEGRMYSVAMELAV; encoded by the coding sequence ATGGAGGTCCCCGATTCCGTCGCCGCCGCCCTCTCGGACCGCGACGTCGCCGGAACGACCTGTCTCGAAGCCGGTGCCGGCGTCGGCAACGCCACCGCGGGCCTGCTCGATGCGGGCGCCGAGCAGGTCTACGCGGTTACGGACCGCGCGGACCACGCCGAGGGGGTCCGCGAGCGGTTCGCGGGCGACGACCGCGTGGAACTGATCGAGGCCGACCTGCGCGAGATCCCGCTCCCCGACGACAGCGTCGAGGTCGTCACCGCCCACGCGCTGTTCAACGTTCTCCCCGCCGACGCCACAGCGCCGATTGCGGCCGAACTCACCCGCGTCGCCGCGCCGGGCGCGACGCTGGTCGTCGACGACTACGACCCGATGCCGCCGAACTCCGCGGTCCGACAGCTGTTCGGCGTCGAGAACGCCGCCGCCGAACTGGCGAACGCCCGGCCCGCGCTGGCGTTCTACCCCGCCGACGCGCTGCGGCGGCTGTTCGGCGGCCACGGCTGGGCGCACGACCGCACGCAGTCGATCCTCGAACCGGTGCCGTGGACCGAGAGCCACCTGACCGCCCACGTCGCCGAAGTGCGCGGGCACGCCGGCTCGCTGCCCGACGCGCTCGGCAAACCGCTCGTGACCGAGGCCGAGCGGCTGGCGAAGACAACGGGCAGCAGCGACGAGGGCCGGATGTACAGCGTGGCGATGGAACTGGCGGTGTGA
- a CDS encoding prefoldin subunit beta gives MQGSLPPEAQEKIEELQDLQETTEQLSAQKTQAETSLNEAETALEALEDIDEDTTMYREIGELLVHTDYESAKDDLEEKVDSLEVRVDQLEKREQKTQEQFEELQEELQQMLQGGEGGGPMGPGGPGAGA, from the coding sequence ATGCAGGGTAGTCTGCCGCCCGAGGCGCAGGAGAAGATCGAGGAGCTACAGGACCTTCAGGAGACAACCGAGCAGCTCTCGGCCCAGAAGACGCAGGCCGAGACCTCGCTCAACGAGGCCGAGACCGCCCTCGAGGCGCTCGAGGACATCGACGAGGACACCACCATGTACCGAGAGATCGGTGAGCTCCTCGTCCACACCGACTACGAGAGCGCCAAGGACGATCTCGAGGAGAAAGTCGACAGCCTCGAAGTCCGCGTCGACCAGCTCGAGAAGCGCGAGCAGAAGACCCAGGAGCAGTTCGAGGAGCTGCAGGAGGAGCTCCAGCAGATGCTCCAGGGTGGCGAGGGCGGCGGCCCGATGGGCCCCGGCGGCCCCGGCGCCGGCGCGTAA
- a CDS encoding MarR family transcriptional regulator, with amino-acid sequence MSERVAPTWHEFTAEVNFADGLEPHFAAHRRFNDRVGDEAPRVEFTARGERWTAKLYYQESGIVDPGYQLPTGTTWEFENVREYRIAINRHSDEDDVGLQGFNAHIRPRWQGMEVETDDGDTFELSIPDEITEGVSVRLSGSNVDAHRYLGLLRAAAKALDINPTHFRDYHSSSTVQDGERYVRVHEDASGPVHARDGPIAQMGHLLENDREGYRKVVQNDTDDHGQKVPGHYHTATLGPKRVQEAFPSHSAPVEVKHYRAREALAIDPDNPLRHPKVGVSYQVSRWDSSVPLDDLDELQRELDRTLHSVLDDADVTRQPGADGGPFVSDAYFAAEMGEFDDPPELNLSRIKNEQENIVVRELTKNGGFSPVELEALDTLVTDGGKVSPADIAEQHGRHVGSVRRALRRMEDVFDREYGEVGLRSPYVAEMVQSAVQQMRDASQRLADVTGQALLDAERGVEKTAAALRSWCERYGVEVDSRGDAIEKIRMGEMPRTGRNGFQSVRVKLRDGLALWCDAGHDRAKFLAGKVEWTDPKRGHRSFSVSNILN; translated from the coding sequence GTGAGCGAACGTGTCGCCCCCACCTGGCACGAGTTCACCGCCGAGGTGAACTTCGCCGACGGGCTCGAGCCGCACTTCGCTGCCCACCGCCGCTTCAACGATCGCGTCGGCGACGAGGCTCCGCGGGTCGAGTTCACTGCCCGCGGCGAGCGCTGGACCGCGAAGCTCTATTACCAGGAGTCGGGGATCGTTGACCCCGGCTACCAGCTCCCCACCGGCACGACGTGGGAGTTCGAAAACGTCCGCGAGTACCGTATCGCGATCAACCGTCACTCCGACGAGGACGACGTGGGTCTACAGGGGTTCAACGCCCACATCCGCCCGCGCTGGCAGGGTATGGAGGTCGAGACCGACGACGGCGACACCTTCGAACTCTCGATCCCCGACGAGATCACCGAGGGAGTCAGCGTCCGGCTGAGCGGATCGAACGTCGACGCTCACCGCTACCTCGGTCTCCTCCGAGCCGCCGCGAAGGCGCTCGATATCAACCCGACTCACTTCCGCGACTACCACTCCTCGAGCACGGTTCAGGACGGCGAGCGGTACGTTCGCGTCCACGAGGACGCCAGCGGCCCGGTCCACGCTCGAGACGGCCCGATCGCCCAGATGGGCCACCTGTTGGAGAACGATCGCGAGGGGTATCGTAAGGTCGTTCAGAACGACACCGACGACCACGGGCAGAAGGTCCCCGGCCACTACCACACCGCCACACTGGGGCCGAAGCGCGTGCAAGAGGCGTTCCCCAGCCACTCCGCCCCCGTAGAGGTCAAGCACTACCGCGCTCGGGAGGCGCTGGCGATCGATCCCGACAACCCGCTCCGACACCCGAAGGTCGGGGTGAGCTATCAGGTTTCTCGTTGGGACTCCTCGGTTCCGCTCGACGATCTCGACGAGCTCCAGCGTGAGCTTGACCGAACCCTACACTCCGTGCTCGACGACGCGGACGTGACGCGACAGCCCGGCGCTGACGGCGGTCCCTTCGTGTCGGACGCGTACTTCGCCGCCGAGATGGGCGAGTTCGACGATCCGCCCGAGCTGAACCTCTCCCGGATCAAGAACGAGCAGGAGAACATCGTCGTTCGGGAGCTCACCAAGAACGGCGGTTTCTCGCCCGTCGAACTCGAGGCGCTGGATACTCTCGTCACCGACGGCGGGAAGGTCAGCCCCGCAGATATCGCCGAGCAGCACGGTCGCCACGTCGGCAGCGTTCGCCGAGCCCTCCGACGCATGGAGGACGTGTTCGACCGCGAGTACGGCGAGGTGGGCCTGCGTAGCCCCTACGTCGCCGAGATGGTCCAGTCGGCCGTGCAGCAGATGCGCGACGCCAGCCAGCGCCTAGCGGACGTGACGGGGCAGGCACTCCTCGACGCCGAGCGAGGTGTCGAGAAGACCGCCGCCGCGCTCCGCTCCTGGTGCGAACGCTACGGCGTCGAGGTCGACAGCCGCGGCGACGCGATCGAGAAGATCCGGATGGGCGAGATGCCCCGAACCGGCCGGAACGGGTTCCAGTCCGTTCGGGTGAAACTCCGTGACGGGCTCGCTCTCTGGTGCGACGCCGGCCACGATCGCGCGAAGTTCCTCGCCGGGAAAGTCGAGTGGACCGACCCGAAGCGAGGTCACCGCAGCTTCAGCGTATCGAACATCCTGAACTGA
- a CDS encoding type IV pilin N-terminal domain-containing protein gives MVAITVILAAVIGTFVLGLGDSLQQAPQAQLDAEDAEGSSSVEGAASTTVLDISHGGGDEIPAEDYEIRITDPISDSQTTIWDGSDTPNATVSSSPTADIGLSGDPGSLTVGSTVTVAITNNGADGTVDEVEFDGEYEVQIVHVPSDSILLDKTVDVE, from the coding sequence ATGGTCGCCATCACCGTGATTCTGGCAGCGGTTATCGGCACGTTCGTCCTGGGCCTAGGCGATAGCCTGCAGCAGGCGCCGCAGGCGCAGCTTGATGCGGAAGATGCGGAAGGTAGTAGTTCCGTTGAAGGTGCTGCATCTACCACTGTACTCGACATTAGTCATGGAGGGGGTGACGAAATCCCCGCTGAAGACTACGAGATCAGGATTACCGACCCTATTTCAGACTCGCAAACTACGATCTGGGATGGGAGTGATACTCCAAACGCCACGGTAAGTTCGTCTCCCACTGCCGATATCGGACTTAGCGGTGATCCCGGTTCGTTGACCGTCGGATCGACTGTGACGGTTGCTATCACCAATAATGGTGCTGATGGTACCGTTGATGAGGTCGAATTCGACGGCGAGTACGAAGTCCAGATTGTCCACGTGCCGAGCGACTCGATCCTACTCGACAAGACGGTCGACGTCGAGTAG
- a CDS encoding GMP synthase subunit A — protein sequence MTRIVVIDNHGQFTHLEGRALRDLGVDTEILDNDTDPAEIDADGLVLSGGPSMDRVGRCADYLEMDVPVLGICLGMQFVAEELGGSTHSGEYGGYADVTVEILDDEDPLLGDLAPETRVWASHADEVDEVPEGFTRTARSDVCEVEAMSDPDRGLYGVQWHPEVAHTAEGEAVFEAFETICENW from the coding sequence ATGACCAGGATCGTCGTCATCGACAACCACGGGCAGTTCACCCACCTCGAGGGGCGCGCGCTCCGCGATCTCGGCGTCGACACCGAGATCCTCGACAACGACACCGACCCCGCCGAGATCGACGCCGACGGGCTCGTGCTCTCGGGCGGCCCCTCGATGGACCGGGTCGGCCGCTGTGCCGACTACCTCGAGATGGACGTGCCCGTGCTGGGCATCTGTCTCGGGATGCAGTTCGTGGCCGAGGAGCTGGGCGGCAGCACCCACAGCGGCGAGTACGGCGGCTACGCCGACGTGACCGTCGAGATCCTCGACGACGAGGACCCGTTGCTCGGCGATCTCGCGCCCGAAACGCGCGTCTGGGCCAGCCACGCCGACGAGGTCGACGAGGTGCCCGAGGGGTTCACGCGCACCGCCCGCAGCGACGTCTGCGAGGTCGAGGCGATGAGCGACCCCGACCGCGGGCTCTACGGCGTCCAGTGGCACCCCGAGGTCGCCCACACCGCGGAGGGCGAGGCGGTGTTCGAGGCGTTCGAGACGATCTGTGAGAACTGGTAG
- a CDS encoding VOC family protein, producing MPADHLGHVHLKVTDVDRAVAFYRDVLGLDVAERFDRYAFLSVGEHHHDLALQGIGAEEVDDGVPADPRGPRVGLYHSAWEVDSAAELRATAERLCEREVAVSPVDNGVSKALYFEVTRIEGSGWLTRASLS from the coding sequence ATGCCCGCCGACCACCTCGGCCACGTCCACCTGAAAGTGACAGACGTCGACCGCGCCGTCGCGTTCTACCGCGACGTGCTCGGCCTCGACGTGGCCGAGCGGTTCGACCGCTACGCGTTCCTCTCCGTCGGCGAGCACCACCACGACCTCGCGCTCCAGGGCATCGGCGCCGAGGAGGTCGACGACGGCGTCCCGGCCGACCCCCGCGGCCCCCGCGTCGGCCTGTACCACTCCGCGTGGGAGGTCGACAGCGCCGCGGAGCTCCGGGCGACCGCCGAGCGCCTGTGCGAGCGCGAGGTCGCGGTCTCGCCGGTCGACAACGGCGTCAGCAAGGCGCTGTACTTCGAGGTCACCAGAATCGAAGGTTCTGGTTGGCTAACGAGAGCTTCGCTCTCGTGA
- a CDS encoding ATP-binding protein produces the protein MSKGGDSSVYAAAQGREFLRDELQGKSNEFIREFAGLVDDPEVLDLLNYYCSLWRDEPEDFLEIPIGREILQNAATRTTDRAFRDGNVSQLQGMVGLTNQNGDGQDLIGRAAKSLTNEGAIGLVLGPPGAGKTALTLDVARAWGARTGGLIISNTDWEGADKVVNSDMEMLEAMAEYDGPVLALIDETAQELSGYGTESKKAEAFANALTFVRKAEEDHGPYAKKGSVLMVNHTRMRTAASFRRLATFALEKPSRDDPSTVRYIETEGGQDDLDSADEQTYQGVTDSREKYAEHEASSFEITLHEDDSEGDDVDPDDAAESAEWEAQARTAIQAYQPWDDDAGMSYREISKDGRELVGYGKGWVSDRVLEWRDGQHRDLVPDPTDTGEGDSE, from the coding sequence ATGAGTAAGGGCGGCGACTCCTCGGTCTACGCCGCGGCCCAGGGCCGGGAGTTCCTCCGCGACGAGCTCCAGGGCAAGAGCAACGAGTTCATCCGAGAGTTCGCGGGGCTCGTCGACGATCCCGAGGTTCTGGATCTACTCAACTACTACTGCTCGCTCTGGCGCGACGAACCGGAGGACTTCCTCGAGATTCCGATCGGAAGGGAGATTCTTCAGAACGCCGCGACCCGGACCACCGACCGAGCGTTCCGGGACGGCAACGTGAGCCAGCTGCAAGGGATGGTCGGGCTCACGAACCAGAACGGCGACGGGCAGGACTTGATCGGTCGCGCTGCCAAGTCGCTCACGAACGAGGGGGCGATCGGGCTCGTGCTCGGTCCGCCCGGCGCGGGGAAGACGGCGCTGACGCTGGACGTGGCGCGGGCGTGGGGCGCACGGACCGGCGGGCTGATAATCTCAAACACCGACTGGGAAGGGGCCGATAAGGTGGTGAACTCCGACATGGAGATGCTCGAGGCCATGGCGGAGTACGACGGGCCGGTTCTCGCGCTGATAGACGAAACAGCACAGGAACTCTCTGGATACGGAACGGAGTCGAAGAAGGCCGAAGCGTTCGCGAACGCGCTGACGTTCGTGAGGAAGGCGGAGGAGGACCACGGCCCATACGCGAAGAAGGGCTCGGTGCTCATGGTCAACCACACGCGGATGCGAACGGCGGCGTCGTTCCGGCGGCTGGCTACCTTCGCGCTCGAGAAGCCGAGCAGGGACGACCCGAGCACGGTCCGCTATATCGAGACCGAGGGCGGACAGGACGATCTCGACAGCGCCGACGAACAGACCTATCAGGGAGTTACCGACAGTCGGGAGAAGTACGCCGAGCATGAAGCCTCGAGCTTCGAGATAACGCTGCACGAGGACGACAGTGAGGGCGACGACGTGGACCCGGACGACGCGGCGGAGTCGGCGGAGTGGGAAGCACAGGCTCGGACGGCGATCCAAGCCTACCAACCGTGGGACGACGACGCCGGGATGAGCTACCGGGAAATCAGCAAGGACGGGCGCGAACTCGTCGGATACGGCAAAGGCTGGGTGTCGGATCGAGTTCTGGAGTGGCGCGATGGACAGCACCGGGATCTGGTGCCGGACCCGACGGACACCGGAGAAGGGGATTCTGAATGA
- a CDS encoding RNA-guided pseudouridylation complex pseudouridine synthase subunit Cbf5 → MTDPLRDPPGERAVEELLSFGVVNLDKPAGPSAHQVAAWVRDLAGVDRAAHAGTLDPKVTGCLPTMLGDATRLAPVFLEGGKEYIAVLELHGLPPTDVEATLAEFETEIYQKPPRKSAVARRLRSREIYELDLLELEDRQALLRIRCESGTYVRKLCHDLGLALGTGGHMGDLRRTATGPFDDTDLRTLQDLADGLAWARKDDHEAFLRKVVSPAERAMAHLPAITIARSAAVAVADGAPVYAPGVVDLDDDAAALDPGDDDLLACYTPDGSAVCLGKLVGDPDAESGEVVSLERVLA, encoded by the coding sequence GTGACCGACCCACTCCGCGACCCGCCGGGCGAGCGTGCCGTCGAGGAACTGCTCTCGTTCGGCGTCGTCAACCTCGACAAGCCAGCCGGCCCCTCGGCCCACCAGGTGGCGGCGTGGGTTCGCGACCTCGCGGGCGTCGACCGCGCGGCCCACGCGGGCACGCTCGACCCGAAGGTGACGGGCTGTCTGCCGACGATGCTCGGCGACGCGACCCGGCTCGCTCCGGTGTTCCTCGAAGGCGGGAAGGAGTACATCGCCGTGCTCGAACTCCACGGGCTCCCGCCGACCGACGTCGAGGCCACGCTCGCGGAGTTCGAAACGGAGATCTACCAGAAGCCGCCCCGGAAGAGCGCGGTCGCGCGCCGCCTGCGCTCCCGGGAGATCTACGAACTCGACCTGCTGGAACTGGAGGACCGGCAGGCGCTGCTCCGGATCCGGTGTGAGAGCGGCACGTACGTCCGGAAGCTCTGTCACGATCTCGGCCTCGCGCTGGGCACCGGCGGGCATATGGGCGACCTGCGGCGCACCGCGACCGGCCCGTTCGACGACACCGACCTCCGGACGCTGCAGGATCTCGCGGACGGCCTCGCGTGGGCGCGCAAAGACGATCACGAGGCGTTCCTCCGCAAGGTGGTCTCCCCCGCCGAGCGCGCGATGGCGCATCTGCCGGCGATCACGATCGCCCGCAGCGCCGCGGTGGCAGTGGCCGACGGCGCGCCCGTCTACGCGCCGGGGGTCGTCGACCTCGACGACGACGCCGCAGCGCTCGATCCGGGCGACGACGACCTGCTCGCGTGCTACACGCCCGACGGCAGCGCGGTCTGTCTCGGGAAACTGGTCGGCGATCCCGACGCGGAGTCGGGCGAAGTGGTGTCGCTGGAGCGCGTACTGGCCTGA
- a CDS encoding DUF3194 domain-containing protein, whose amino-acid sequence MSEAEPTDEEVVETASAAAEGVVLDRYKQSELTDLDVTVTFEDGTLEVDVYVNPPADAEPDAEDVADEAARAAQDAVDELFD is encoded by the coding sequence ATGAGCGAGGCCGAACCGACCGACGAGGAGGTCGTCGAAACCGCCAGCGCGGCCGCCGAGGGTGTCGTGCTGGACCGCTACAAGCAGTCCGAACTGACCGACCTCGACGTGACGGTCACGTTCGAGGACGGGACGCTCGAGGTGGACGTGTACGTCAACCCCCCGGCAGACGCCGAGCCTGACGCCGAGGACGTCGCCGACGAGGCGGCCCGCGCGGCCCAGGACGCGGTCGACGAACTGTTCGACTGA
- a CDS encoding DUF2070 family protein — translation MTASQSNLAGLSRFIFRAPNWYTSLAFALLVAAVAGIGAFESGDANAVFRGILFVGQDAWEGIFFIGVPTVVAGFATPWVDRYTGGRLTYNRASLLALICELVIVAVVSVAALVAFLVPALGQSFVFDALMFALASVFALRLLVVMAVSRTSLPVAVLPASIQTAVAGALLFVYSGAIRYLAEGGPIVEAFLTPFLDESAEAPGVLTTLSPQQFGLLGVLCVIYAGAVWVFLVAVDRPWRRSMGVSMLDFLRGFIGHVAEGTRELEDFFEQLGEEAIVPVTVLAFRHPDGEEKARFVLPMIHPGPMGEIGGGNLPERVADTAEGLAFPPHATAGHDFNLVTEREVDRLIDAADRAHSRIEYDDAATGSVRTQSGDAKLLGQAFGGDGLLVNTFSPDFADDVEYGVGLTATEGARTNGLDDVLLVDAHNCNNGLDGPDLGHVTPGSPRSFDMITAAEAAGSELGDAPEAPLSLGTAWDETEWVPQEGIGPLGIRVAVTEVDGQETAYVLVDGNNMEPWLRDRTVDELLDGDLDHAEVMTTDTHIVNTVEADNQVGAEIDHSAFIDTVTDLVGQARDDLEPVEAGMATERAEVTVFGNDRTETLASHANAVVSLGGAFALAVSLAVIAISVLLFFVT, via the coding sequence ATGACGGCGTCCCAAAGCAACCTCGCGGGGCTCTCGCGGTTCATCTTTCGGGCCCCGAACTGGTACACCAGCCTCGCCTTCGCCCTGCTGGTGGCCGCCGTCGCGGGCATCGGCGCGTTCGAGAGCGGCGACGCGAACGCGGTGTTCCGCGGCATCCTCTTCGTCGGCCAGGACGCGTGGGAGGGGATCTTCTTCATCGGCGTGCCGACGGTGGTCGCCGGCTTTGCGACGCCGTGGGTCGACCGCTACACGGGCGGGCGCCTCACCTACAACCGCGCGTCGCTGCTCGCGCTGATCTGCGAACTGGTGATCGTCGCGGTGGTGAGCGTCGCCGCACTGGTCGCGTTCCTCGTGCCGGCGCTTGGGCAGTCGTTCGTGTTCGACGCGCTGATGTTCGCGCTGGCGTCGGTGTTCGCGCTGCGCCTGCTGGTGGTGATGGCAGTCTCACGCACCTCGCTCCCGGTCGCGGTGCTGCCGGCGAGCATCCAGACCGCGGTCGCCGGCGCGCTGCTGTTCGTGTACAGCGGCGCGATCCGCTACCTCGCGGAGGGTGGGCCGATCGTCGAGGCGTTCCTCACCCCGTTCCTCGACGAGTCCGCCGAGGCCCCGGGCGTGCTGACCACGCTCTCGCCCCAGCAGTTCGGGCTGCTGGGCGTCCTCTGTGTGATCTACGCCGGTGCGGTCTGGGTGTTCCTCGTCGCGGTCGATCGGCCGTGGCGCCGCTCGATGGGCGTCTCGATGCTCGACTTCCTCCGGGGGTTCATCGGCCACGTCGCCGAGGGGACCCGGGAGCTGGAGGACTTCTTCGAACAGCTGGGCGAGGAAGCGATCGTCCCGGTCACCGTCCTTGCCTTCCGCCACCCCGACGGCGAGGAGAAGGCGCGGTTCGTGCTGCCGATGATCCACCCCGGACCGATGGGCGAGATCGGCGGCGGCAACCTCCCCGAACGCGTCGCCGACACCGCCGAGGGGCTGGCGTTCCCGCCCCACGCCACCGCAGGCCACGACTTCAACCTCGTCACCGAGCGCGAGGTCGACCGCCTGATCGACGCCGCCGACCGCGCTCACAGCCGCATCGAGTACGACGACGCGGCGACCGGGAGCGTCCGCACCCAGTCCGGCGACGCCAAACTGCTCGGGCAGGCGTTCGGCGGTGACGGCCTGCTGGTGAACACGTTCTCGCCCGACTTCGCCGACGACGTGGAGTACGGCGTCGGCCTCACGGCGACGGAGGGCGCCCGGACCAACGGGCTCGACGACGTGTTGCTCGTCGACGCCCACAACTGCAACAACGGGCTCGACGGCCCGGATCTGGGCCACGTCACCCCCGGAAGCCCCCGCTCGTTCGACATGATCACCGCCGCCGAGGCGGCGGGCAGCGAACTGGGTGACGCCCCCGAAGCGCCGCTCTCGCTGGGGACCGCGTGGGACGAGACCGAGTGGGTCCCACAGGAGGGGATCGGCCCGCTGGGGATCCGGGTCGCGGTCACCGAGGTCGACGGGCAGGAGACGGCGTACGTGCTGGTCGACGGCAACAACATGGAGCCGTGGCTCCGCGACCGAACCGTCGACGAGCTGCTCGACGGTGACCTCGACCACGCGGAGGTGATGACCACCGACACCCACATCGTCAACACCGTCGAGGCGGACAACCAGGTCGGCGCGGAGATCGACCACAGCGCGTTCATCGACACCGTCACGGACCTCGTCGGTCAGGCCCGCGACGACCTCGAACCCGTGGAGGCGGGGATGGCCACCGAGCGCGCGGAGGTGACGGTGTTCGGCAACGACCGCACCGAGACGCTCGCCTCCCACGCCAACGCGGTGGTGTCGCTGGGCGGGGCGTTCGCGCTCGCGGTCAGCCTGGCGGTGATCGCGATCAGCGTCCTGCTCTTCTTCGTCACCTGA
- a CDS encoding type IV pilin encodes MKQKIKAMLEEERGVSPVIGVILMVAITVILAAVIGTFVLGLGDSLQQAPQAQLEAYSDTSGEISIDHNGGDPLPVNEITIQVGTDGTDDTSDFTSSEFTVGQTITDSSPDTTGESVSVTVIHDSSESILLDTEVDTTA; translated from the coding sequence ATGAAGCAGAAAATCAAAGCGATGCTCGAAGAGGAGCGAGGGGTATCACCTGTCATCGGTGTTATACTGATGGTCGCGATCACCGTGATCCTGGCTGCGGTGATCGGGACGTTCGTGCTGGGTCTGGGGGACAGTCTTCAACAGGCGCCGCAGGCTCAGCTTGAGGCGTATTCGGATACGTCAGGGGAAATTAGTATCGATCACAATGGTGGTGATCCCTTACCCGTGAATGAAATCACAATCCAAGTTGGTACCGATGGTACCGATGACACTAGTGATTTCACCAGTAGTGAGTTCACAGTTGGGCAAACTATCACCGATTCGAGTCCAGACACAACTGGAGAATCGGTTTCCGTAACAGTTATTCACGACTCCTCTGAGTCGATCCTGCTTGATACAGAAGTAGATACAACAGCATAG
- a CDS encoding DUF192 domain-containing protein yields MRLVHHRDGEAAPSAGEVETRILADDVERAEGPVAQSLGLMFRPSIPEGYALVFPFAEPADRTIHTLFVFEPLDVLWLVDDEVIKVDRLRPFRGLTHGLADTVIELRAGGADGVEPGDTVVLEN; encoded by the coding sequence GTGCGACTCGTCCATCACCGAGACGGCGAGGCCGCTCCATCGGCGGGCGAGGTGGAGACGCGGATCCTCGCCGACGACGTCGAGCGGGCCGAGGGGCCGGTGGCGCAGTCGCTGGGGCTGATGTTTCGCCCCTCGATCCCAGAGGGGTACGCGCTGGTGTTCCCGTTCGCGGAGCCGGCGGACCGGACGATCCACACGCTGTTCGTGTTCGAACCGCTCGACGTGCTCTGGCTGGTCGACGACGAGGTGATCAAAGTCGACCGACTGCGGCCGTTCCGCGGGCTGACCCACGGGCTCGCGGACACGGTGATCGAGCTCCGGGCCGGCGGCGCCGACGGCGTCGAGCCGGGCGACACTGTGGTGCTCGAGAACTGA